A window from Heteronotia binoei isolate CCM8104 ecotype False Entrance Well chromosome 15, APGP_CSIRO_Hbin_v1, whole genome shotgun sequence encodes these proteins:
- the LOC132584817 gene encoding keratin, type I cytoskeletal 24-like, translating into MSLRISTASRRISSHVGGDGGVKMASFGGGSLHGFGGGSLAGQGYGGLGYAGGACSAFNGAGFGSASVAGGGGGGYGAGYRSSSVMSLGGGFGGGDSVFLAGAEKETMQNLNNRLANYLEKVRSLEEANTELERKIRNWYEKNGPGAPGVTRDYSKYHHIIEDLRNQIVNVTTENANVVLQIDNARLAADDFRLKFENELFLRQSVEADINGLRRVLDDLTMNRSDLESQLETLSEELSYLKKNHEEEINLLKSSCTGDVTVEMNAAPGIDLTKLLNDMRAQYEDLAEQNRREAEEQFNKMSQPLQQQIYDDAGAANSARNELMELKRSFQALEIELQSLLAKKASLEGTLTETEANYSSQLAQLQQQVSSLEEQLQQVRAETECQNSEYQQLLGIKTRLEMEIETYRRLLDGESFRSSYETKSHIREPTKTRVVKTIVEEMVDGKIVSSQVKSIEERANK; encoded by the exons ATGTCTCTTCGGATCTCTACTGCATCCAGGAGAATTTCTTCCCATGTTGGGGGTGATGGAGGTGTCAAAATGGCAAGCTTTGGAGGAGGCAGTCTGCACGGCTTTGGTGGGGGATCTCTGGCAGGGCAAGGCTATGGAGGGCTAGGCTACGCAGGAGGTGCATGTAGTGCCTTCAATGGAGCCGGCTTTGGCAGTGCCTCTGtggcaggtggtggtggcggtggctatGGAGCAGGCTACCGTTCTAGTTCGGTCATGTCTTTGGGGGGTGGTTTTGGAGGGGGTGACAGTGTCTTCCTGGCTGGTGCCGAAAAAGAAACTATGCAGAACCTTAATAACCGCCTAGCAAACTATCTGGAAAAGGTGCGTTCTCTGGAAGAGGCCAATACTGAGCTGGAGCGTAAAATTCGTAACTGGTATGAGAAAAATGGACCTGGAGCTCCTGGAGTTACCCGTGATTACAGCAAATATCACCATATAATTGAAGATCTTCGGAACCAG ATAGTCAACGTGACAACTGAGAATGCCAATGTAGTCTTACAGATCGACAATGCCCGCCTTGCTGCTGATGACTTCAGACTGAA ATTTGAAAACGAGCTCTTCCTTCGCCAAAGTGTTGAAGCAGACATCAATGGCCTGCGTAGAGTTCTTGATGACCTGACCATGAACAGGTCTGACCTGGAGTCACAGCTTGAAACCCTTTCAGAGGAACTGTCTTACCTTAAGAAGAATCATGAGGAG GAAATTAACTTACTGAAGAGCAGCTGTACTGGTGATGTTACTGTGGAAATGAATGCTGCTCCAGGAATAGATTTGACTAAGCTACTGAATGACATGAGAGCGCAGTATGAAGACCTTGCAGAACAAAATCGCAGAGAGGCTGAAGAACAGTTTAACAAAATG AGTCAACCATTGCAGCAACAAATCTACGATGATGCCGGTGCTGCAAACTCAGCCAGGAATGAGTTAATGGAGCTGAAACGCTCCTTCCAAGCGCTGGAAATTGAGTTGCAATCCCTCCTGGCTAAG AAAGCCTCGCTAGAAGGCACATTGACAGAAACAGAAGCAAACTATAGCTCTCAGCTCGCACAGCTCCAACAGCAAGTTAGCAGCCTGGAGGAACAGCTTCAGCAGGTCAGGGCTGAAACCGAGTGCCAAAACTCAGAATATCAGCAACTCCTAGGCATCAAGACCCGCTTGGAAATGGAAATTGAAACATATAGGCGCCTGCTGGATGGGGAAAG TTTCAGATCTTCATATGAAACGAAAAGTCATATCAGAG AACCCACTAAAACCAGAGTGGTTAAGACCATTGTGGAAGAGATGGTGGATGGCAAGATAGTTTCTTCTCAAGTGAAATCCATTGAAGAAAGGGCAAATAAGTGA